The nucleotide window cctggtcacctttgcattggaattaccgaaagaagttagacgactaccattgctttgcattaactaagtttattggattacgctttctttgatgaaataaatgatgatgtaattccgtttggcttattaataaaagttgagttctttcctttatgactcctttttaattacgagcttttctcttaaggaatggatgaactacaatgtctcgctgatagtgcgactacgcacaccattctacgacataggcaattattcttggagatgttgcctacatattccactatgactacgatggctgggccatcaggtttagttcaaggacatggaatggcccaattcctattgccaaatggcaccttgattaaagtcactgaagctctctatgctcctaaggcaaatcgaaccttattgagctttaaagatttaagagccaacggattccatgcggaaacgcatactgagaacggaaaagagttcctttgcattacctctaatgattgcggacgaaagcgcatcttagagaaacttatgtgtcaatctagtggactttatgtcactacaattcgaccaattgaatccaataatgtcataagagaagatctcttggattctgacacatattggctttggcatgaccgactagggcaccctggtcgtgatatgatgctccgtatactaaagacttcacacggacatccattcttcagagtgagaagaagcaagaatcgagaattgattcctggacttaacaagaccgcaacaattgcagcatctggtgctgcagccgtcttggggcgccataaggctggccaagtcccatgtgatgacaccaaccatgagcataacgccatgatTGTTCCTCCAAATGGCTACAATGCCATAgaaggagatgtagtcacacattttgcttctaatagcgctacagacgctcaggcccaaccaaaatcctcattggttgcttctaaggcccctcgctcattttgcaaagcctgttccttcgggaaattaggaccgagaccatcctacgcaaaggatcctaaaatactcattccgttcttacagagaatccaaggggatatctgtggaccaattcaaccatcatgcggacctttcaaatactttatggtattggttgatgcgtcgacacgctggtcacatgtcgcgctgttgtccactcgaaatgctgcttatgctaaactcctcgcccagattatccgtctacgggctcactaccctgaccatccaattaagtcaattcgacttgataatgctggggagtttacatcgaaaacattcgatgactattgcatgtcactggggattgatgtagaacatccagttccccatgttcatacccaaaatggtctcgcagaagctgctatcaaacgactacaaatgatagcacggacattagtaatgcacactaatcttcctgtttctgcttggggatatgcaatattacatgcagcgacgctaattcgtctacgacccactgcaacccaatcttactctgcgttacagctagtgactgggtacgagcctgatatctcgcacttacgcatttttgggtgtactatttatgtgcctattacgccgccacagcgtactaagatgggtccacaacgacgaatgagcatttatgttggatatgaatctccaactatcgtccgctatcttgaacccttgacaggcgatctctttaccgctagatttgcggattgtcactttgatgagacagtcttcccatcattagggggagataagaacacaaatgttcaacaggaacgacaggaattgtcgtggtctgtccccactatgtctcatctcgatccccataccgcacagtccgaacttgaagtgcgaagaataatcgagctccagaacgtagcagacactctgcctgatgcgttttctgatgttgctaaagtgacgagatcacacatacctgctgcaaacgtgcctgcaaggattgatgtcccgaataatggacataacgccactcctataacgccaggagatggcaccattgctcaacatggcaataatgtggcatctatggctgcaggtcccgcaaggaagcgcggtagaccgattggttcgaaggatactcgccctagaaaaagagcgaatgaggcacaaataaatcctttgatcatcgatactcaaaatccatcccatgagaatgttccggattatggttatgtccaagagacatcattgggggacgcctcagtgtcagaacctatccatgagaacatagagatttctgtaaattacactagtgtacatgggacgtgggaaagaaactccatcatcattgatgatgtattcgcgtattcagtggcgcgtgagattattgagaccgatgacatcgaaccacgctccgttgatgaatgtcaacgtagagctgattggccaaaatggaaagatgcgatccaggcagaacttgattctctaacgaaaagaaaggtatttggcaaaattgtaccaataccacccaacaccaaaccagttggtcacaaatgggtattcgttagaaagcgtaatgagaaaaacgagattgtaagatacaaagctcgtctcgtggcgcaaggcttctcacaacgccctggaatcgactacgaggagacctactctcccgtaatggacgttattacgttccgctaccttgtcagtttggtagtttccgaaaaactgaacatgcagcttatggatgtggttactgcatatctatatggggatctagatacagagatatacatgaatattccagatggaattcaactacccaaatcaagtggctctaatccacggagcgcgtttgcaattagattgaaacgctcactatatggattaaaacaatccggacggatgtggtataaccgtctaagtgactacttgattggtaagggatatgtcaataacgaactatgcccatgtgtgttcataaaaaggacaagttccggattttcaatagtagcggtttatgtcgatgacatgaacataattggcacccttaaagagttaagggaaaccgctgaacacttgaaatccgagtttgagatgaaagatcttgggaaaacacggttttgcctcggtttagaacttgagcaccgtagagatggtatcctgattcatcaatcagcttatacccaaaagatgcttaggcgtttcaacactgacaaaattaagccttcaagcatcccaatggtcgtccgtagtcttgatccaaagaaggatccatttcgtccaaaagatgacgatgaagaagtgctagaggcagaagtgccctacctaagtgcaataggtgcattattgtacttagcacaatgcacgagaccagacatctcattcgctgtgaacttgctagctagatatagctctgcgccaacacgacgccattggactggtgttaaagatatctttcgatacctaagtagtacgatcgatatgggcttgttctatccctacagaaagaagatggattcggacccatcaagtgtcaggaacgccacacatagtggattgcgttccctctccccatcccaaaacgatataagtgttttggaaggttttgctgatgctgggtacctctctgacccacacaaaggtcgctcccaaactggttatgtttcaccatgggaaaaaccgcgatatcttggaggtctacaaagcagaccctagtcgctacctcttcaaatcatgcagagattattgctcttcacgaagcagttcgtgaatgtatatggcttcgatccataattacgcatgttcgaagcaattgtggtttgaagtctaccacagatgagccaacaagcatttatgaagataatgctgcttgcattgaacaaatgaagcaaggttacatcaaaggcgacaacaccaagcacatatcccccaaattcttctacaatcagcaacaacagaagctcctcaagatcaaagtgaaccaggttcgatctgaggacaatgtggcagacttgttcactaagtcattgcccaaatccacgttcgagaaacatgtggcaagaattggcttgcggaaattatctgaactcccatgatcgttgtcatcagggggagacacagacatcagggggagatgtctacatgttcatctcaaaagcgtgaagggtgtgttgtgctctttttccctttcgaccgaggttatttttatcccaatgggtttttgttactcggcaaggttttaatgaggcaacaagagaagcaccatgttatctagaaacaaactccacactcaacgcgcgttgtgctctttttctccttcgaccaaggttgtttttcccacagggttttattacttggcaaggtttttaacgaggcaaattAGAAGCGCACCTCCAAGACAATACTACTGACATgatatatccaagggggagtgttgtagtaaataggtaaaatgtctatatcatggagtatgcacttaagaagtggagaatgtgtggtttgtatggaatgcacattgagaggtagagaaattgtgtagcaaatatactaatgtatgtagggcaaatttacactactttgtaaccctatataaaccccctcaatatgagaagaagactcaccaattcactcttcagtttctctgaaacatTTTGTAAATTATTAATAATTGATCTGAGACCATGTTATAGAGAACGACATATTATCTTAATACAGTTCGGAATCAAGATAATATGTTGTCCTCCGAACATGGTCTCAGATCAATTGTTGGTAAGAAACTAGGCTAATTGAGGAAAGATGCAATCTCCGTCAGGAAACTAGGCTAATTGAGGTAGAATTAATGTAGGGCAGAAGTTCGGTTCTCTTCCACTTCCAACGTAATGTAAAAATAAACGGCTACGATGAATGGCTTAGGGTTAAGGACCTAAGGTGTAGGGAATAATGAGTGGAAGTGAGAACATGTGATACACACATGTGAGGAGGTCAGGTAGCGATCACTGTGTCCTGTTCTTCCCTGTGAGTTGGTAAGTTTGAGTTTGAGATGGAAGTGAGAAGGCGCCAAATGAATAAGTGTTGGCGTTTTTTAAGTTTGTCCGTCATGTTGTGCGTGGGTTTTAGCCAAAAGGCCTTGAAACGTGCCGACAGATGGGGTCGTCCACTGGGGTTTGGATCTCTCAGTGATTGCTTTCTTTGTTCCCTACTCCTCTGTTTCGATGTTCGCCATCTGTAAAtgtctgttttttctttttaatatgtCTGCCACCCTGTAACTTGCAACATATCAACTAATTTGATATCTAGGTTTAGGGTTATCGCTAATTAGGGCTTATTTGTCAAGTACGTGCCTAACTATTTACGTTGTATTCTAGGGTTCAGGCATTGATACTTTCTCCAACGAGGGAATTGGCGGCCCAGACAGATAAAGCGATATTGGCAATTGGAAATTACCTAAATATTCAAGTACATTCATGCATAGGAGGCAAAAGCTTGGGTGAAGATATCAGAAGGCTAGAGAACAGAGTTCATGTGGTGTCTGGAACTCCCGGTAGAGTCTGTGACATGCTCGACAGGAAAACTCTACGTCCTCGacaaattaaattattaattctcGATGAATCTGATGAAATGTTGAGCAGAGGCTTCAAGGATCAGATTTACAACGTCTACCGCTATCTTTCGCATGAAGTCCAAGTATGCTTGATTTCTGCCACACTTCTAAATGAAATTCTCGAGATGACTAAACTATTCATGACTGATCCCGTAAGGATCTTGGTCAAGCGTGATGAGTTGACTTTACAGGTacgtatatataattttataattatgTTGCTTGATATATATGATGATGCCTTCAAGTTTGAAATATATGTGAATATTAATTGTGTATTTCTAACTgcagggaatcaagcaatttttTGTTTCAGTTGAAAGAGAAGATTGGAAGTTTGATACTCTCTGTGATCTCTATGATACCCTTACGATTACACAAGCTGTTGTTTTCTG belongs to Rosa chinensis cultivar Old Blush chromosome 4, RchiOBHm-V2, whole genome shotgun sequence and includes:
- the LOC112197207 gene encoding eukaryotic initiation factor 4A-III homolog B; translated protein: MVSDQLLLVSLSLRWKVQALILSPTRELAAQTDKAILAIGNYLNIQVHSCIGGKSLGEDIRRLENRVHVVSGTPGRVCDMLDRKTLRPRQIKLLILDESDEMLSRGFKDQIYNVYRYLSHEVQVCLISATLLNEILEMTKLFMTDPVRILVKRDELTLQGIKQFFVSVEREDWKFDTLCDLYDTLTITQAVVFCNTKRKVDWLSEKLRSNNFTVSSMHGDMPQKERDAIMKDFKNSESRILITTDVWARGIDVQHVSLVINYDLPNNRELYIHRIGRSGRFGRKGVAINFVKNDDIRILRDIEQYYSTQIDEMPMNVADLI